A window of Candidatus Thermoplasmatota archaeon contains these coding sequences:
- a CDS encoding DUF2721 domain-containing protein, which translates to MAIDPASLIQATLAPVFLISGTAVFLNFSQARLFRVTDRLRQLRVEASVPGADPGWHRAQVALYIRRGRIMRNAIVFGVLAVAFTVVTALLLLGSSLVSAPVDVYAPYAFALALLSFAAALVFVVDDTILSVRNVEREADAD; encoded by the coding sequence GTGGCGATCGATCCGGCAAGCCTCATCCAGGCGACGCTCGCGCCCGTCTTCCTCATCTCGGGCACCGCGGTCTTCCTGAACTTCAGCCAAGCGAGGCTCTTCCGCGTGACGGATCGGCTCCGGCAACTGCGCGTCGAGGCCTCTGTTCCCGGAGCGGACCCCGGATGGCACCGGGCGCAGGTGGCCCTTTACATCCGCCGCGGCCGCATCATGCGCAACGCCATCGTCTTCGGCGTCCTTGCGGTCGCATTCACGGTGGTTACGGCCCTGCTGCTCCTCGGCTCCTCGCTCGTGAGCGCGCCCGTCGACGTCTACGCCCCCTACGCCTTCGCGCTCGCGCTCCTCTCGTTCGCCGCGGCTCTCGTGTTCGTCGTCGACGACACCATCCTCTCCGTCCGCAACGTGGAGCGCGAGGCCGACGCCGATTGA
- a CDS encoding proton-conducting membrane transporter, which translates to MEQALAPRPRTDAFLSEAIRAAGIVGAGGAGFPTYVKYGKPTPLLVVNGAESEPGYVCDKLLFRDRAREFARLFVFLKDIEAYERIIVGVEEGARPFMGPLEDLAAATDAFEVATFPNLYKYGQEKALIKVLLDRDVAKAEKPPDVGVTVNNNETLWNVYRALFEGRPVTTKFLTVYGETPAHLALEAPVGALATDLLALAGLDEPDPSLHLFDGGPVLCEPVPDWTREPYGIRKTTNGLLLVSPERLKTRAKAYPRTDGPALPDHIENVEGSIARVRIPLGGRFGAPAAPVVDVGARVMVGDVIAEPPPDRLGVPVHASITGVVVGIDAGHVDLEAPDREVP; encoded by the coding sequence ATGGAGCAAGCGCTCGCCCCCCGTCCCCGCACCGATGCGTTCCTGAGCGAAGCCATCCGCGCCGCCGGCATCGTGGGCGCGGGGGGCGCCGGTTTTCCCACGTACGTCAAATATGGCAAGCCCACGCCGCTGCTCGTCGTGAATGGCGCCGAAAGCGAGCCCGGGTACGTGTGCGACAAGCTCCTCTTCCGCGACCGCGCGCGGGAATTCGCGCGCCTTTTCGTCTTCCTCAAGGACATCGAAGCGTACGAGCGCATCATCGTGGGCGTCGAGGAGGGGGCGCGCCCGTTCATGGGGCCCCTCGAGGACCTGGCCGCCGCCACCGACGCCTTCGAGGTCGCCACTTTTCCGAATCTCTACAAATATGGGCAGGAGAAAGCGTTGATCAAGGTCCTTCTGGACCGGGACGTCGCGAAAGCCGAGAAGCCTCCGGACGTCGGCGTCACGGTCAACAACAACGAGACGCTCTGGAACGTGTACCGCGCGCTCTTCGAAGGACGCCCGGTCACGACGAAATTCCTCACCGTCTACGGCGAGACGCCAGCCCACCTCGCGCTCGAGGCGCCCGTGGGGGCGCTCGCGACGGACCTCCTCGCGCTTGCGGGCCTCGACGAGCCCGATCCCTCGCTCCATCTGTTCGACGGCGGCCCCGTCCTCTGCGAGCCGGTTCCGGACTGGACGCGCGAACCCTACGGCATCCGCAAGACGACGAACGGGCTCCTCCTCGTCTCGCCGGAGCGGCTGAAGACGCGCGCGAAAGCCTATCCCCGCACCGACGGACCCGCATTGCCGGACCACATCGAAAACGTCGAGGGCTCCATCGCGCGCGTCCGCATCCCTCTCGGCGGACGCTTCGGGGCGCCGGCCGCTCCCGTCGTCGACGTCGGCGCGCGCGTCATGGTCGGCGACGTGATTGCGGAGCCGCCCCCCGACCGGCTCGGCGTCCCGGTCCACGCCTCCATCACCGGCGTGGTCGTCGGCATCGACGCCGGTCACGTCGACCTCGAGGCGCCCGACCGGGAGGTTCCCTGA
- a CDS encoding iron-containing alcohol dehydrogenase, with amino-acid sequence MEPALPRFVMPATCRLGWGAAEGVGKDVRRVGASRALVVTTHGLEGSWIVKDALAALGGAGVETELSARAHGPPDDARARDVAEAFRSMGADALVSIGGGSAHDLAKAAGVLATHGGALSDHEGVDRLRVDTPVHVALNTTAGSGSELSRLLFVVDREKGRPAMIRDERITPRVAINDPGTHVTSPPEVTAAAGMNLLTHAIEAYFSRNAAPLTDALALDAVALVAEHLPRAVADGNDPKARGALAMAEQLAGIAYNSAGLGVADAIALSLTAQYDLPHGAINGALLPHVVALDVAERRSKARRLAETLGGSEPGRIPEALAEVARRAGAPLSLSALGLEEDVVYTSIGAILESPLLDLHPTVMTEERLVDIVVAAVSGAPPEVRASAR; translated from the coding sequence ATGGAGCCCGCGCTCCCGCGCTTCGTGATGCCCGCGACGTGCCGTCTCGGGTGGGGGGCCGCCGAGGGCGTGGGGAAGGACGTCCGGCGCGTGGGCGCGTCGCGCGCGCTCGTCGTCACGACGCACGGCCTCGAGGGATCCTGGATCGTGAAGGACGCGCTCGCGGCGCTCGGGGGCGCGGGCGTCGAGACGGAGCTCTCCGCGCGGGCCCATGGCCCCCCCGACGACGCGAGGGCGCGCGACGTCGCCGAAGCCTTCCGCTCGATGGGCGCGGACGCGCTCGTCTCGATCGGAGGCGGAAGCGCGCACGACCTCGCGAAGGCGGCGGGCGTTCTCGCCACCCACGGCGGGGCGTTGTCCGACCACGAAGGCGTGGATCGGCTCCGCGTCGACACGCCGGTCCACGTCGCGCTCAACACCACGGCGGGATCCGGTTCCGAGCTGAGCCGACTCCTGTTCGTCGTCGATCGCGAGAAGGGCCGACCCGCGATGATCCGGGACGAGCGCATCACGCCGCGCGTCGCCATCAACGATCCGGGCACGCACGTCACGTCCCCTCCGGAGGTCACGGCGGCGGCGGGCATGAACCTCCTCACCCACGCCATCGAGGCCTACTTCAGCCGCAACGCCGCGCCGCTCACGGACGCGCTCGCGCTCGACGCCGTCGCGCTCGTCGCGGAGCACTTGCCTCGCGCCGTCGCCGACGGCAACGACCCAAAGGCCCGCGGCGCGCTCGCGATGGCCGAGCAGCTCGCGGGCATCGCGTACAACAGCGCTGGCCTCGGCGTCGCGGACGCGATCGCGCTCTCGCTCACCGCGCAGTACGACCTGCCGCACGGCGCGATCAACGGCGCGCTCCTGCCGCACGTCGTCGCGCTCGACGTCGCCGAGCGGAGGTCGAAAGCTCGCAGGCTCGCGGAAACGCTCGGCGGGAGCGAGCCGGGAAGGATCCCGGAAGCCCTCGCCGAGGTCGCCCGCCGCGCGGGCGCCCCCCTGTCGCTGAGCGCCCTCGGGCTCGAGGAGGACGTGGTCTACACGTCCATCGGGGCGATCCTCGAAAGCCCGCTTCTCGACCTCCATCCGACGGTCATGACGGAGGAGCGGCTCGTGGACATCGTCGTCGCGGCCGTGTCGGGAGCCCCGCCCGAGGTCCGGGCGAGCGCGCGCTGA
- a CDS encoding alkaline phosphatase family protein yields the protein MVPAARHPVERKLLAARFAGGVAPRYDGYGIANLPASVLRPFNARATLPPLAPDVLPPALLAGVERVVALVVDGLGWRQLLRAMDSGGAPNLRALADRGHLAPATSVLPSTTVTALATLSTGESPVRHGLLGYRMWLPRPGITANMIRFMGILGGRLEDRGFDLEAMLPFPTIFEKAARAGAEACVVTRDEYTRSPLGRLIYRGALLDGYQGQGDLFVKARRHLERLEGRPALLRLYWDLVDTVAHEYGETSDEHAAEVAAFDFALGREFFDRIRDPKTLLVVTADHGHITIPPDRRVRLNEHPGLLENLAVPPSGEGRMSYLHVRDGRRRAVVDYVRRRLAKQATLVPVERAANDGRFGPGKRHPEFERRAGEFLLVARDDHKFDYHYAPDAGPRPLAGNHGGVSPEEMLVPVLAARMG from the coding sequence GTGGTCCCGGCCGCGCGCCATCCCGTCGAGCGCAAGCTCCTCGCCGCCCGGTTCGCCGGGGGGGTCGCGCCCCGCTACGACGGCTACGGCATCGCGAACCTGCCCGCCTCGGTCCTGCGTCCCTTCAACGCGCGCGCGACGCTTCCTCCGCTTGCGCCCGACGTCCTCCCGCCCGCCCTCCTTGCGGGCGTGGAGCGCGTGGTGGCCCTCGTCGTCGACGGCCTCGGGTGGAGGCAGCTCCTCCGCGCGATGGATTCGGGGGGCGCGCCGAACCTCCGCGCGCTCGCCGACCGCGGTCACCTCGCCCCCGCGACGAGCGTGCTCCCGAGCACGACCGTCACCGCCCTCGCGACGCTCAGCACCGGGGAATCGCCGGTCCGGCACGGTCTCCTCGGATACCGCATGTGGCTGCCGCGGCCCGGCATCACGGCCAACATGATCCGCTTCATGGGCATCCTCGGGGGTCGCCTCGAGGACCGGGGCTTCGATCTCGAGGCCATGCTGCCCTTCCCGACCATCTTCGAGAAGGCCGCGCGCGCCGGCGCCGAAGCCTGCGTCGTGACACGCGACGAATACACGCGCTCGCCGCTCGGTCGCCTCATCTATCGCGGCGCGCTCCTCGACGGCTACCAGGGGCAAGGCGACCTTTTCGTCAAGGCGCGGCGTCATCTCGAGCGGCTCGAGGGCCGTCCCGCGCTCCTGCGACTGTACTGGGACCTTGTCGACACCGTGGCCCACGAATACGGCGAAACGAGCGACGAGCACGCCGCGGAAGTCGCCGCCTTCGACTTCGCGCTCGGGCGCGAATTCTTCGATCGGATCCGCGACCCCAAGACGCTCCTCGTCGTGACCGCCGACCACGGGCACATCACGATCCCGCCCGACCGTCGCGTGCGCCTCAACGAGCACCCGGGCCTCCTCGAGAATCTTGCCGTGCCGCCCTCGGGAGAGGGCCGCATGAGCTACCTGCACGTGCGCGACGGGCGCCGACGCGCGGTCGTGGACTACGTGCGCAGGCGCCTCGCGAAGCAGGCCACGCTCGTGCCGGTCGAGCGCGCGGCGAACGATGGCCGCTTCGGACCCGGCAAACGCCACCCCGAGTTCGAGCGGCGCGCAGGCGAATTCCTCCTCGTCGCGCGCGACGACCACAAGTTCGATTACCACTACGCCCCCGATGCCGGGCCGCGGCCGCTCGCCGGCAATCACGGCGGCGTGTCTCCCGAAGAGATGCTCGTGCCGGTGCTCGCGGCGCGGATGGGCTGA